The genomic region GCGTTTTTCACAACGGCCCTTCGCGCCGCGAGACTGCCTATTTTTCAGACATGAGAAGCCTCAACATATTCCTCCTTTTTCTCCTTGTTGCGCTCACGGCCTGCGAGGAAAAAATTGACATCAGCCTCGACGAAGGCCCGTCCCAACTCGCCGTAGACGGCTGGGTGACCAACCAGCGCGGCCCGCAGACCATCCGCCTGACCCGGACGGCCGGCTACTTCAACGCCGGATTGCCGCCTGCCGCCACCGGGGCCACCGTGACCGTCACCGACGACCGGGGCAAGGTCTACGCCTTCACCGACGGCAAGAACGACGGCAATTACGTCTGGACCCCGACAAAAACGGATTCCGTTTTCGGGCAGGTCGGGCGGACCTATACGCTGAACATTGCCTTTTCCGGCGAAACCTACCGGGCCGTGTCGGCCATGCGCCCCGTTCCGGCCGTCGATTCGGTGACTTTTGTGAAACAGAAACTGACGCCGGTGTCTTCAGAAGAAGGCTATCTGGCCGAATTTTACGCGACTGATCTTCCGAACTCGCCGGATTTCTACTGGATCAGGGCGTACCAGAACGGCAAGCGCCTCGACCGGACCATAGACGTGTCGGTTTCCTTCAACGGCGCTTTTACCGTCAACGGGGCTGACACGGACGGGCTGCTCTTCATCCGGCCCATACGTCAGGCCATCAATCCCGAGAAACTGTACCAGGAATCCGATTCGGTGCGGGTAGAGGTGCTGTCCATCACGGCCGATGCGTTCAACTTTTTCCAACAGCTGAGCACCCAGATCAACAACGGCGGCCTGTTTGCTTCGCCGCCCGCCAACGTGCCGACCAACGTGCTGAACACCCGGACGGCGGGCCCCAAAGCGGTCGGTTTCTTCGGCGTTTCGGCTGTGGGCAGCAAAACCGTTAAGGTCGATAAGGCTACGATTCGGCCGAAGTCCTGAGTTTGTCCCGTTCGGCCGCAATTGGCTTGCGGCCGAACGGTCTCATCCGGGTACGGCAGGCACGGCCGTCCTGCTTCAAAACCGCCACCGCAACTGCACTTTCACCTCCGTCTTGTGCGGCTTGCTGATTTCGTCCAGGTCCGAGCCGATGGAATCGGCCTGCCGGGCGTCGGTGCGGGCCCAGCGCAGCCAGAGGTCGGCGTGGCGGTTGAGGGTATACTGCACCAGCAGGTAATGCCGCCAGCCCCGGTTGTAGTAGGCCGGAATGGAAAAAGCGTACAGCACGTCGCGTTCGTAGAGGTACTGGCGGCTGTCCCAGTCGTCGGTGCGGAACCACGCCAGTCGTCCGCTGAGCGAAAGCCGCCCAAAATCGGCCGTGGCATCCTGCGCAACGACCAGTCCCTGGCTGCCCGGCTGCCCCCGATACCGAAAACCGCCGCCCTGAACCCGCGTCCGGACCGACAGAATCCGGGTTGGGTTGTATTCCGCATTCAGCACCAGACTGTTCCGGCGCGTGCGGACCACCTGCACCGGTTTAGTGCCGGGCAGATTCTTTTCCTTGAATTCCTGCCGGAAAATAGCGTTCAGGGTCCATTTTTTGGTCGGGGTCCAGGTCGTTTGCAGGAGATAATCCCGGCCGCCTGAGGGCTTATCGACCAGATACCGCAGCCACGGGAAGCGAAACTGGTCGAGGTAGGCTCCTACGGTCAGGCGGCGGTAGACCACGTACCGGGCACCGGCATAAAGTCCCGTTTCGTTGATGGTGCGCGACCCTTCGGAGAAGCCGTTGGCGTAAAAACTGTGAAAATTCCGGTCGAAATGCCGGTAGAGGAGCGTGGCATCCAGCCGTTTGGTAAGGCTGGCAATGGCTCCGCTGACGACGCCCAGTCCACCGCTGCCGGTTCGGGAGCCGCTGCTGTAGGCCAGTTCGCCGAAAAAATTGACGTTGCGCCAGACGTAGGAGCCGTGCAGTCCGGCCAGCCGGTTTTGTTTTCCCGAAAATTCAAACTGATTATAAGCCGCGTTCCGGCGCTGGAGGGCCTTGTCGAAGGTCGTTTGCAGAAAGGTGGCGCCCAGTTGAAAGCGATCCGTCTGATACTGGAGGTGCGCCCCCACATTCTGTTCGCGCAGACTCGCCCGGTCGTCCAGTTCGGAAGCGGTGCGGTGCAGTCCGGAAGTTTGCAGTGAACTGACGGTCGGTTCCTCGCCCGCCACGATGTTGGCATCCCGGCGATTGCGGGCGGCCAGCAGGGTCAGATGGAGCTTTTTGGTCAGTTCGTAGGTGGCCGTAATGCCGCGCAGGTAGCCGTATTCGGTTACCGACGCGTAAGGCCGGGCTCCCAGCGTCGGGCGGCGCACCCCGGCGACAGGCTCCGACCCTTTTCCGAGAAAAAATCCCGCCGACAGCACCAGCCCCTGACCCGCCTGCACCTGAAAATCGCCCACCGTGATGTTTTTCCAGCGGCCCCGGTTCTGGACCTGCGCGTGGAACGACAGAAAATTGACGCCGTAATAGTACCGCCCCGGCTGCCAGCGGAAGGGCTCGCCGGGATCCTGTTCGGCCGTCAGACCGAAACTGAACCGGCGCGGGCGGCTGTAGCGATACCGCAGGAACCATTGCGGCGGGTCGCCCAGATAGCGGCGGGGCAGGTTGCCTTTGGTGTCCGGTTCGGCGGGCGAAAAGCCTTTCTGTTGCTCCAGCACCCGCTCCATCCGCAGGGTCAGGTAGTGGTCCGTGGGATTGCGGAGGGAGCGGACGCGGCTGTCTACCGTCACAAAAGGCAGCAGGCGGCGCACCGTCGGCAGGTCGAAGTCGGGAAGGACCTGTAGTTCGTAGACGGAGAGAAACGGGCCTAATTCCTGCCGATAGGCGAAGAAATGGTTAAGCTGCTTCTCCGTGAGGAGGTTCGTTGCCGCCAGCTCTTCACGCGTGACGGCGTTGAGGTCCAGCGGATTGGCGTACAGTTGAAACAGGTTGTCGAAAACGACCTGCACGTCCACGCCCTCGGTCTGCACCGGCACGAGTTCCTGGATGAAGCGGTTGAGATCGGCCTCCCGCTGGCGAACCGGCTGAGCGGTCGCCACGACGGGCCATACGAGAATCGAAAAAAGGAAGAAACGAAACACAGGTCTAACGGATGGGGGATATCCGTTAGACGAATGAATTTACGGGAAGCAACCGCAGCGGACTGCAAAATTTTGCAGCGCTGCCCCACCGGCCCTTAAACGGCAAACCGCCGCCGCAGAATCTCGATCAGGGCCGCCACTTCGTCGCTGCTCATATCCCACATGTACTGGGCGGCGTAGCGGTACGAAATCAGGTCGCGGGCCTGTTCGTATGTGGAAGCCCGGTCCAGTTCTTCGATGGCCTGGTTGTACGAACCGGCGTTGCCGTTGAACAACTGGTTGATGAACATAAACTTCTGGTTCAGCGAAATGCTTTTGGACAGGCTCTCGATAGGCGCGCGGTAGAATTTTTCGCCAATCGTCGGCGGGGCGTCGGTCCGGGGCGGCTCGGGCGATTCGGCCACCGTCGAGGGAACGTGAAAATCGTGGCGGGTTTCCAGACCAGTGGCTGGTCCGGCGCCGAACGACGGGGCCGAAGGCTCTTCGGCGTGGCCGTTCTCAATAAAATGAACCGAACCGTTGGTGACCGGCGCTGCGGGAGCGGGCGGCGTGAGCGGGGCAGGCTCCGGTTCCAGCGCGGGAGTCGGCGTCGGGCGGGCTTCGGCTTCCGGCGCGGCCGGCGTGTCGAGGTCCAGTTCGAAAAAGGAACGGCTGGCCGGGTTGGCGGGCTGCTGCGGCGTGTGCGGATCGTACGGAACCTTGCGCAGCAGAATGGCCGGATCGAGCGGGGCTTTTTCGGAAAACAGCGCGATGTACTTATCCGGCTTTTCCAGTTCGCGGCCACGCTGCGTCAGGATTTCATCCAGCAGGTTCAGGGCGTGGTTGACGTAAATAAACTCTTTGCCTTTCATCCGCTCTTCCAGTACCTGCGGCACGAACTTATTGATTTGGGTGTAGCGCGTCAGTTGTTTGGCGGCTTCGGCCGAAAACTGAAAATCGGGCTGGTTGCGCAGGGCTTCGTCGAAGTAATGATGCGGGTCAAAAAGCAGCGTCAGGGTGCGCTTGACAGCTTCGGCCAGCAGGGGTTCCAGATGCTCCCGGCGAACCGAGATATGCTGGGAAACGGTATTCATGAACGCCTGAAGCGCATGCCGGACCTCAGGGTTTTCAAAGTCGAAATAAGGACTGCGGAATTTCTCGGCGTCGGCTTTCCATTTGTCGTATAAAGCGCTGACAACAAACAGATTGACCTGCCCGATTGGGGATAGCCGCAGCAGTTCAGCACCTGAAATGATCGTGTGATTGGCAAAGAAGTCCCCGGCCAGACGACGGGCGTATGTCTTGCTGTATTCGGTCAGAGAAGATGTGTTGAATTTGGTCGACATGTCAAAATATCTTTGCTTTGTAAAGATATAGTTTTCGCGGCGAATCCTGTCGGAGGGGTCTAAATTTATCCGGCAGGCCCAGTTTTTGTCAATAACAACAAAAATGCCAGCGTGCGCTAATCTCAGCCTAGTTTTCGAGTAAAGAACGACACCAGCGTATGTTTATTGAACCAAGCCGTCGGCCGGAACCGCCTCACCTGCGGACCGGGTGGATAGAAGTGATTTGTGGATCGATGTTCTCGGGCAAAACCGAAGAGCTGATCCGACGGCTCAACCGCGCCCTCATCGCCCGTCTGTCGGTGCGGATTTTCAAACCGGCCGTCGATACCCGTTACCACGAAAAGCACATTGTTTCGCACAACGCCAACACGGTCGAATCCATACCCGTCCGCTCGGCGCACGAGATTCTGGAGCTGGCCGGCGATTGTGAGGTTGTGGGCATCGACGAGGCTCAGTTTTTTGGCGATAAAGAAATTGTGGAGGTCTGCAACCGGCTCGCCAACGAGGGCAAACGGGTCATTCTGGCCGGGCTGGATATGGATTTTGAAGGAAATCCGTTTGGCTGCATGCCGCAGCTGATGGCGATTGCCGAATACGTAACCAAAGTCCACGCCATCTGCGTGGTCTGCGGCGATATTGCCAGCTATTCCTACCGACTTGTGCCCTCCCGGGAAAAGGTTCTGCTTGGCGAAACCGACAGTTACGAAGCCCGCTGCCGCAACTGCTTTCAGCTCGGCGAACGGGCCGGGAAACGGGAGTGGGTGTACGAAAAGCAGCCTGAGTAAAAGTCCTGGCTTCGATAAAAAAGCCCCGCACCCGTTCTCGGATGCGGGGCTTTTGACACTTGCGCCAAAGGCCGCAGAGACATTAGAGTTTTCCTTTCAGAAAATCCGCCGTGTAATTTTCGCCTTCCGGCAGCTGCACCATTTCCTCCGGTGTGCCTTCGAACGTCACGTAGCCGCCCGCTTCACCGCCTTCCGGGCCGAGGTCGATGATGTGGTCGGCGGACTTGATGACTTCCGTGTTGTGTTCAATGATGATGACCGAATCGCCCTGATCGACCAGCGCGTTGATGGCTTTCAGGAGCTTCCGAATGTCGTGGAAGTGCAGACCCGTCGTCGGTTCGTCGAAGATAAAGAGCGTTTTTCCTTTGTTGGGATTGCCTTTGCCGAGAAACGACGCCAGCTTGACCCGCTGCGCTTCCCCGCCCGAAAGCGTGTTGGACGACTGTCCCAGCGTGATGTAGCCGAGACCCACTTCCTGAAGCGGCAGCAGCTTTTCCACCATTTTGGGGTCGGCTTTCCTGAAAAACTCAATTGCTTCGTCGACGGTCATGTCCAGAATGTCGGAGACGTTTTTGCCTTCCAGCGCCACCTCCAGCACTTCTTGCTTGAAGCGCTTGCCGTTACAGCCCTCGCACTTCAGGTAGATGTCGGCCATAAACTGCATCTCCACCTTCACCTCGCCTTCGCCCTGGCAGATTTCGCAGCGCCCGCCGTCCACGTTAAACGAAAAGTGCGACGGTTTGTAACCCCGCGCTTTGGAAACCGGCTGTTCGGACATCACCTGCCGCAGGTAGTCGTACGCCTTGATGTACGTCACCGGATTGGAGCGGCTCGACTTGCCGATGGGGTTCTGGTCGATCATCTCCACCGAAGCGACGCGGTCGAGCGAGCCGCCGAGGCTGTCGTGCTTACCCGCCTCTTCGGCTCCGCCGCCTTTGAGCCGCGACAGGGCCGGAAACAGCACTTTCCGGATGAGCGTCGATTTGCCCGAACCCGACACGCCCGTGACCACCGTCAGGGTATTGAGCGGAAAACGTACGCTGACGTCTTTCAGGTTGTTTTCCCGGGCGCCGTTGACGTCGATCCACTGCGTGGCGCGCCGCCGGAACCGGG from Tellurirhabdus rosea harbors:
- a CDS encoding DUF4249 domain-containing protein, with amino-acid sequence MRSLNIFLLFLLVALTACEEKIDISLDEGPSQLAVDGWVTNQRGPQTIRLTRTAGYFNAGLPPAATGATVTVTDDRGKVYAFTDGKNDGNYVWTPTKTDSVFGQVGRTYTLNIAFSGETYRAVSAMRPVPAVDSVTFVKQKLTPVSSEEGYLAEFYATDLPNSPDFYWIRAYQNGKRLDRTIDVSVSFNGAFTVNGADTDGLLFIRPIRQAINPEKLYQESDSVRVEVLSITADAFNFFQQLSTQINNGGLFASPPANVPTNVLNTRTAGPKAVGFFGVSAVGSKTVKVDKATIRPKS
- a CDS encoding ComEA family DNA-binding protein — its product is MFRFFLFSILVWPVVATAQPVRQREADLNRFIQELVPVQTEGVDVQVVFDNLFQLYANPLDLNAVTREELAATNLLTEKQLNHFFAYRQELGPFLSVYELQVLPDFDLPTVRRLLPFVTVDSRVRSLRNPTDHYLTLRMERVLEQQKGFSPAEPDTKGNLPRRYLGDPPQWFLRYRYSRPRRFSFGLTAEQDPGEPFRWQPGRYYYGVNFLSFHAQVQNRGRWKNITVGDFQVQAGQGLVLSAGFFLGKGSEPVAGVRRPTLGARPYASVTEYGYLRGITATYELTKKLHLTLLAARNRRDANIVAGEEPTVSSLQTSGLHRTASELDDRASLREQNVGAHLQYQTDRFQLGATFLQTTFDKALQRRNAAYNQFEFSGKQNRLAGLHGSYVWRNVNFFGELAYSSGSRTGSGGLGVVSGAIASLTKRLDATLLYRHFDRNFHSFYANGFSEGSRTINETGLYAGARYVVYRRLTVGAYLDQFRFPWLRYLVDKPSGGRDYLLQTTWTPTKKWTLNAIFRQEFKEKNLPGTKPVQVVRTRRNSLVLNAEYNPTRILSVRTRVQGGGFRYRGQPGSQGLVVAQDATADFGRLSLSGRLAWFRTDDWDSRQYLYERDVLYAFSIPAYYNRGWRHYLLVQYTLNRHADLWLRWARTDARQADSIGSDLDEISKPHKTEVKVQLRWRF
- a CDS encoding thymidine kinase, with the translated sequence MFIEPSRRPEPPHLRTGWIEVICGSMFSGKTEELIRRLNRALIARLSVRIFKPAVDTRYHEKHIVSHNANTVESIPVRSAHEILELAGDCEVVGIDEAQFFGDKEIVEVCNRLANEGKRVILAGLDMDFEGNPFGCMPQLMAIAEYVTKVHAICVVCGDIASYSYRLVPSREKVLLGETDSYEARCRNCFQLGERAGKREWVYEKQPE